The following are encoded together in the Oncorhynchus gorbuscha isolate QuinsamMale2020 ecotype Even-year linkage group LG03, OgorEven_v1.0, whole genome shotgun sequence genome:
- the LOC124031681 gene encoding uncharacterized protein LOC124031681 isoform X2, protein MKLPAVCLNSTALSIPRSTPVRQSRYLMVTPLTLPIIISPASAALSVSQSVPRLDPLHPPLANRRTVSLETPAVHHHNHQRALVMQRKEHYRYHQVWRKPFYGSCTEREEYRSEVRQQLKRQMEEKRAGLMLKLTSKAEEAEFLQEVDRLALSSEKQQRIQHSRAMSHYRDENKKLMEQSSRALIRSQEALMERELLRHNPINWSGTLK, encoded by the exons ATGAAACTTC CTGCTGTTTGCTTGAATTCCACAGCTCTGTCTATTCCTCGATCCACACCTGTCCGCCAAAGTCGCTACCTTATGGTCACTCCCCTGACATTgcccatcatcatctcacctgcCTCGGCAGCACTGTCAGTCAGCCAG TCTGTCCCCAGACTGgaccccctccatcctcctctggccAATAGACGGACTGTCAGCCTGGAGACCCCTGCTGTGCATCACCACAACCACCAGAGGGCACTGGTTATGCAGAGAAAGGAGCACTATAG GTATCACCAAGTGTGGCGGAAGCCATTCTACGGATCCTGCACTGAAAGAGAGGAGTACAG ATCGGAGGTACGTCAGCAGCTGAAGAggcagatggaggagaagagggcgGGGCTGATGCTGAAGTTGACCAGTAAGGCAGAGGAGGCTGAGTTTTTACAGGAAGTGGATCGCTTGGCTCTGTCCAGTGAGAAACAGCAGAGGATCCAGCACAGCAGAGCGATGAGCcactacagagatgagaacaaGAAG CTGATGGAGCAGAGCTCCAGGGCACTGATTCGCTCTCAGGAGGCCCTGATGGAGAGAGAACTGCTACGCCACAACCCCATTAATTGGAGCGGCACACTGAAATAG
- the LOC124031681 gene encoding uncharacterized protein LOC124031681 isoform X4, with translation MKLPAVCLNSTALSIPRSTPVRQSRYLMVTPLTLPIIISPASAALSVSQSVPRLDPLHPPLANRRTVSLETPAVHHHNHQRALVMQRKEHYRYHQVWRKPFYGSCTEREEYRFSRSEVRQQLKRQMEEKRAGLMLKLTSKAEEAEFLQEVDRLALSSEKQQRIQHSRAMSHYRDENKKVIHQGSSTSGWSGGRNRQGQQVA, from the exons ATGAAACTTC CTGCTGTTTGCTTGAATTCCACAGCTCTGTCTATTCCTCGATCCACACCTGTCCGCCAAAGTCGCTACCTTATGGTCACTCCCCTGACATTgcccatcatcatctcacctgcCTCGGCAGCACTGTCAGTCAGCCAG TCTGTCCCCAGACTGgaccccctccatcctcctctggccAATAGACGGACTGTCAGCCTGGAGACCCCTGCTGTGCATCACCACAACCACCAGAGGGCACTGGTTATGCAGAGAAAGGAGCACTATAG GTATCACCAAGTGTGGCGGAAGCCATTCTACGGATCCTGCACTGAAAGAGAGGAGTACAG ATTTTCCAGATCGGAGGTACGTCAGCAGCTGAAGAggcagatggaggagaagagggcgGGGCTGATGCTGAAGTTGACCAGTAAGGCAGAGGAGGCTGAGTTTTTACAGGAAGTGGATCGCTTGGCTCTGTCCAGTGAGAAACAGCAGAGGATCCAGCACAGCAGAGCGATGAGCcactacagagatgagaacaaGAAGGTAATacaccagggatcatcaactagcgGATGGTCGGGGGGCCGGAACAGGCAgggtcagcaggtagcctag
- the LOC124031681 gene encoding uncharacterized protein LOC124031681 isoform X1, with protein MKLPAVCLNSTALSIPRSTPVRQSRYLMVTPLTLPIIISPASAALSVSQSVPRLDPLHPPLANRRTVSLETPAVHHHNHQRALVMQRKEHYRYHQVWRKPFYGSCTEREEYRFSRSEVRQQLKRQMEEKRAGLMLKLTSKAEEAEFLQEVDRLALSSEKQQRIQHSRAMSHYRDENKKLMEQSSRALIRSQEALMERELLRHNPINWSGTLK; from the exons ATGAAACTTC CTGCTGTTTGCTTGAATTCCACAGCTCTGTCTATTCCTCGATCCACACCTGTCCGCCAAAGTCGCTACCTTATGGTCACTCCCCTGACATTgcccatcatcatctcacctgcCTCGGCAGCACTGTCAGTCAGCCAG TCTGTCCCCAGACTGgaccccctccatcctcctctggccAATAGACGGACTGTCAGCCTGGAGACCCCTGCTGTGCATCACCACAACCACCAGAGGGCACTGGTTATGCAGAGAAAGGAGCACTATAG GTATCACCAAGTGTGGCGGAAGCCATTCTACGGATCCTGCACTGAAAGAGAGGAGTACAG ATTTTCCAGATCGGAGGTACGTCAGCAGCTGAAGAggcagatggaggagaagagggcgGGGCTGATGCTGAAGTTGACCAGTAAGGCAGAGGAGGCTGAGTTTTTACAGGAAGTGGATCGCTTGGCTCTGTCCAGTGAGAAACAGCAGAGGATCCAGCACAGCAGAGCGATGAGCcactacagagatgagaacaaGAAG CTGATGGAGCAGAGCTCCAGGGCACTGATTCGCTCTCAGGAGGCCCTGATGGAGAGAGAACTGCTACGCCACAACCCCATTAATTGGAGCGGCACACTGAAATAG
- the LOC124031681 gene encoding uncharacterized protein LOC124031681 isoform X3 produces MKLPLSIPRSTPVRQSRYLMVTPLTLPIIISPASAALSVSQSVPRLDPLHPPLANRRTVSLETPAVHHHNHQRALVMQRKEHYRYHQVWRKPFYGSCTEREEYRFSRSEVRQQLKRQMEEKRAGLMLKLTSKAEEAEFLQEVDRLALSSEKQQRIQHSRAMSHYRDENKKLMEQSSRALIRSQEALMERELLRHNPINWSGTLK; encoded by the exons ATGAAACTTC CTCTGTCTATTCCTCGATCCACACCTGTCCGCCAAAGTCGCTACCTTATGGTCACTCCCCTGACATTgcccatcatcatctcacctgcCTCGGCAGCACTGTCAGTCAGCCAG TCTGTCCCCAGACTGgaccccctccatcctcctctggccAATAGACGGACTGTCAGCCTGGAGACCCCTGCTGTGCATCACCACAACCACCAGAGGGCACTGGTTATGCAGAGAAAGGAGCACTATAG GTATCACCAAGTGTGGCGGAAGCCATTCTACGGATCCTGCACTGAAAGAGAGGAGTACAG ATTTTCCAGATCGGAGGTACGTCAGCAGCTGAAGAggcagatggaggagaagagggcgGGGCTGATGCTGAAGTTGACCAGTAAGGCAGAGGAGGCTGAGTTTTTACAGGAAGTGGATCGCTTGGCTCTGTCCAGTGAGAAACAGCAGAGGATCCAGCACAGCAGAGCGATGAGCcactacagagatgagaacaaGAAG CTGATGGAGCAGAGCTCCAGGGCACTGATTCGCTCTCAGGAGGCCCTGATGGAGAGAGAACTGCTACGCCACAACCCCATTAATTGGAGCGGCACACTGAAATAG